Proteins encoded in a region of the Ralstonia pseudosolanacearum genome:
- the rpmH gene encoding 50S ribosomal protein L34, with translation MKRTYQPSVTRRKRTHGFRVRMKTRGGRAVLNARRAKGRKRLAI, from the coding sequence ATGAAACGTACCTATCAACCTTCCGTTACCCGTCGCAAGCGCACCCACGGTTTCCGTGTCCGCATGAAGACCCGCGGTGGCCGTGCCGTGCTGAACGCACGCCGCGCCAAGGGCCGCAAGCGCCTGGCCATCTAA